The genomic stretch gatagatagatagatagatagatagatagatagatagatatataaaatgatagatagatagatatataagatagatagacagatagatagatagatagatagatagatagatagaatataTAAGatggagatagatagatagataaatagaatatataagatgaagatagatagatagatagatagatagatagatagatagatagatagatagatagatagatagatagatagaatataTAAGatggagatagatagataaatagaatatataagatgaagatagatagatagatagatagatagatagatagatagatagatagatagatagatagatagatagatagatagatagatagatttaaaataaattaaacaaattacaaaaattaaactgcataatataaaatatacactgtaCGTTAATGGCACCGCACAAAGCACAACAGATGAAACAATCTTCATAAGAAAGTGCGTAattcagctggaaaaaaaatctgctcCGGTGTCATGGCAACGGCTTCAAACGTCACGGGGAGGTGCAGGGGTCTGCATCTGTATGATAGAAATAAAGCAAGCATGTAGAGCGGCGATTACAATGAAACTGTGTCTGAAAATGGGCTGGTCGTTGGTCAGATACAACGGGCTAGACAAAcaattaaacacttttttaattcatttattattcaagTTTTACCCTAAATATTTTCCAGGTCGCTACTGAAGTAGACGGCTGTGTCACGTGATACTTGTCACTTTtccaatcacagtttgtttgCTCGAATACACTCAGGCTGATGTTTATGTTTATTaggtttatgtttatgttagttaactATTCCTAATTCATCTGACAATGAGTATTTTTTGAGAATTTGATTCAATCAAGTTTACACGTTTGCTCCAAAGACTACTGCTTTATCAGCGCTGCCTGTTACTTTTCTCAGCGCTTGTCAGAATGGACCAATCGCAGAGgcattttaaattacttttatagACATTGATATGTCCGAATTCCATTTGCATTTCCGATATTAATCCGTTAAATTATAATACttaaaaaaggttaaaaacTTTAGACAAATAATGAACCAGTAAAACACAAACTGTGTTAAAATCTGAATTCGTCTCAACGGTGAATTGGCTTTCTGGGCCTCCAAGCGCCCCCTAGAGGAATGAGCGCGTTTCGTCTCTCTTTAACAGTAAGCGAGCAGCATTGTCAGCTCAATCTGTAACAGGGAGGGCAAGGGGTGCATTATTTACTCCCAAGCACAGTGCATGGCATTAAATGACTACATAGGGACCATCTGTGACATCGTAGCGCATACTTATTTTACTGTGATACGGACACGGGAGATACTGACAAGGGATGAATTCTCTTCCACCCTGTGGATGCGCCCTAACCGTGTCCAATGGATCTCCCCGGCATCAGCAACACGACCGTGGACAACATGTCAGGTTTGGGCTTCATTTTAGAGATTGTGACCATCAAACCAGTTGTAAACAGCCTGAGCACTCAGGCCAGCAACTATACAGCCGGGGGCGAGATGAACCGCGACACCCCAGTGTGGAGTTCGGAGCGGAACTCGGTTCTCCAGGGCATCGCGGTGGCCGCGCAGGCGCTGCTCCTCCTGGCCATCTTTTTACTGTCCAGTCTGGGTAACTCAGCGGTTGTGGTGGTTATAATCAAACACAGGCAGTTGAGAACGGTCACTAACGCTTTCATCATGTCTCTCTCCCTGTCTGATTTTCTCACGGCCGTGCTTTGTTTGCCCTTCTCCTTCATGATGCTCTTCAGCAAGAACGGCAAGTGGATGTTTGGAGAGCCCTTCTGCATCGCCAACGGCTTCTTTAACACCTGCTTCGGCATTATCTCCACCTTGACCATGACTCTTATCTCATTCGACCGGTATTATGCTATCGTCAGGCAGCCGCAAGCCAAAATCGGCCGGAGGAGAGCGATCCAGCTCCTGGTGGCCGTTTGGTTCTCCGCGGTGGTCTTCTCGTTTCCTTGGTACCTGCTTATGGAGACCTCCGGGCGCTTGGTGGTGCACAAACAGGGCTTTTACCATTGCATGTATGTGTTCCACTCGGGCACCTCCAGGATGGGCACCACCTACAGTATTGCTTTAATAGTAGTCTGTTACCTGCTTCCCTTCGCCCTCATGTGCTTCTGCCACTATAACATCTGCAAAACCGTCCGGCTGTCGGAGATCAGGGTGCGGCCGGTGACCACTTACGCGCACCTGTTGCGCTTCTACAGCGAGATGCGCACCGCCACCACCGTGCTCATCATGATCGTGTTCAGCATCTTCTGCTGGGGGCCCTACTGCCTGATGGGTATCATCACCGCGCTCGGGAGGTACTCTTTCAATCCCGCTATGGATACTGTGGCTATCTGGATGGCGTGGTCTAACGGTGCCATCAACCCGTTGATTTATGCCATAAGGAACCCGAATATATCCATGCTGTTGGGGCGGAGCAGAGAGGAGGGATACAGGACTAGAAACATCGCTGCGTACCTGTCCACGCAGACGCAGCGCAGGGACGCGGTCCGGACTCGGGCCGACCGGATTCGGGACAGGTACGTGAGCCGGCACGGCGCAAACAGCCGCCTGTCTTCCTCCAGCCCGGCCAACGGGGGAGATGTGGCCATGTGGGCCTGTAAAAACCCGGCTGTGTTCTTCTGCAGAGATGCGCATCCGGATACAATCACTGAACCGGCGGTGCCCAAAGTTGAGACTGCTGACACCAGTTTGTAATCCGGACACACTTTATGATGACTTAAATGAAAACGACGGGAGGTACAGGTGGGCCCAAACATTTACTTGGGTCACACTTTAAAatctaaaattacatttattgcaTTGGATAACAAAATCAAGTCAAGTGGAATTTATTTTAAGGAAACATAATAGCTCAAACAAGGtttcagatgaaaaaaaaacacgttTGGATTTGGACGTTAGTGGAGCATTTGTTTGGAGATTCCACTTGGTTTGATTTATTtgtctaatgcaatgacattagAATCAGAATCTTTATTTGTCATTACAGAAGAAAGTACAAGGAGCTTCTATGTGCGCCGCCATCCATTATTACACTTTTAAGCTGTAAGATATGAATATGGAAGGATTCAACaatgacatttttgcaatacatttactttaaaaatgtcCAATGACCAATTTTATTTTCACACGTATTTGGTATGATTTTATATCACATTCACATTATTTGCAGGCCGTTTCTTGATATTTTGCtcatacagtaaaaataatattaaagaaACCCTATCAGATTTTctctttaaattatatttatgctgGTAATAGTCAGGTCTTCCTTTGCTGTGGGCCATCTTAAATGAgcttaaaaacatgtttatagcctacatgaaaagtgtatttaagtATATAGTTAAACAATTAAGATTTTGACAGAAGGAGCTGACAATCACAAgccattaaaggtgcagtgtgtaaattttaggaggatctattgacaaaaatgcaatataatacacataaatatgttttcattggtgtataaagaccttacataatgaaccgttatgtttttattaccttagaatgagccatttctatctacatacactgcGGGTCCCCTTACATAAATAGTCGAAATGCATGGgagggcgttcatgtgcaatttttacctagCAAACTCGTATTTACGATCATTCCGAGgcagcattaaaggattagtccacttttaaataaaaatttcctgataatttactcacccacatgtcatccaagatgttcatgtctttctttcttcggtcgaaaagaaattaaggtttttgatgaaaacattacaggatttttctccttatagtggactttagtggactccagacggttgaaggtcaaaatgacagtttcagtgcagcttcacagggctttaaacgacaccagccgaggaataagggtcttatctagcgaaaagATCATTTtcgctaaaaaatgtaaatgtatatgctttataaacacaaattatcgtcTTGCACATGATTCCGCTTTCTGcgttcttcaaaaagcttacgccgtatgtcctatgccttccctattctacttacggaaaaaaacgaaactggcgctacgttgttatcaggaaaattttatttaaaagtggattaATCCTTTACACACCGGGCTGTACACACCGGGATGAATATTGCATGCGCTTATTGCCAGCGTTTTTCAAGCGAATTTTACTGGCGATGCGCCAGTgagtgaacgtgcaaattcactccctgacagtatatGGTGCTTGTGCTGaatggtagtgcaaataaacatatttatgatattaataaagttaaagaagataaaaatacagatataaaatggcatatacatgacatatgagagatggtagtcagaaacggtagtgcaaaaAAGTCACAATAACAGTAGTGTAAGTGaatggtagtgcaaataaacatttatgaaatagacattctcaactatatttcttgaatgtaaaagaaaaaaacaaacagaaataatacacatctattggtgtggccaagaactAGCAAAGCACaagtttgtaggggtcttcctcatctacttactttctcttcgtcgtcttgGTATCAGCTCCATGCACGTGAATCTGAAAGCGccaatctcattggtcggccagtttttaaaggtgccctagattcaaaaattgaatttaccttggcatagttaaataacaagagttcagtacatggaaattacatacagtgagtctcaaactccattgtttcctccttcttatataaatctcatttgtttaaacgacctccgaagaacaggcgaatctcaacataacaccgactgttacgtaacagtcggggtgtacgccccaatatttgcataatgccagcccatgttcccaacattatgaaagggattacacaagggcagccagttaacgtctggagctg from Megalobrama amblycephala isolate DHTTF-2021 linkage group LG5, ASM1881202v1, whole genome shotgun sequence encodes the following:
- the LOC125268453 gene encoding G-protein coupled receptor 135 — protein: MDLPGISNTTVDNMSGLGFILEIVTIKPVVNSLSTQASNYTAGGEMNRDTPVWSSERNSVLQGIAVAAQALLLLAIFLLSSLGNSAVVVVIIKHRQLRTVTNAFIMSLSLSDFLTAVLCLPFSFMMLFSKNGKWMFGEPFCIANGFFNTCFGIISTLTMTLISFDRYYAIVRQPQAKIGRRRAIQLLVAVWFSAVVFSFPWYLLMETSGRLVVHKQGFYHCMYVFHSGTSRMGTTYSIALIVVCYLLPFALMCFCHYNICKTVRLSEIRVRPVTTYAHLLRFYSEMRTATTVLIMIVFSIFCWGPYCLMGIITALGRYSFNPAMDTVAIWMAWSNGAINPLIYAIRNPNISMLLGRSREEGYRTRNIAAYLSTQTQRRDAVRTRADRIRDRYVSRHGANSRLSSSSPANGGDVAMWACKNPAVFFCRDAHPDTITEPAVPKVETADTSL